In Verrucomicrobia bacterium CG1_02_43_26, a single genomic region encodes these proteins:
- a CDS encoding glutamine--fructose-6-phosphate aminotransferase gives MCGIIGYIGDKDAAPVVVDGLKRLEYRGYDSAGLAVINGGDKIKLIKRKGRVAVVAKEVAEKHLSGHIGLGHTRWATHGKVDDLNAHPHLSSDGLFALVHNGVIENYHSIKEFLLGKGYTFKSETDSEVLVNLIAYHYHKEPKDNGRNRFMESVRKSLAHIEGTYGIAVICEEHPNEMVGARKGSPLVLGIGHDENLIASDVAAFVRLTKNVIYLNDGEVAHLTKNKFTISTIGDERVEAIIHQVDWKIEDSSLGKYKHFMEKEIFEQPTALENAMRGRFSDDNSTAHFGGLNTSPAELRQIDRILFCACGTAWHACLVAEYLIEKFARIPVEVEYASEFRYRNSPMEKNTLVFVVSQSGETIDTLAALRESRRRGYRTLAISNVVGSTIARESDGGIYQHAGPEIGVASTKAFTSQLLIVAMLALYFGRMRDMGYEAGIQYVEALKQVPKLVEQVLAQKDHIHAIAKKYAGMNDSLFLGRQLMFPIALEGALKLKEISYIHAEGYPAAELKHGPIALICPECPSVFLAPQSEVFQKTLSNIQEVKARKGKIIAIASEGSNFPKDLVDDLILVPQAHEAIQPILASIPVQLLSYYIALERGCDVDKPRNLAKSVTVE, from the coding sequence ATGTGCGGTATTATTGGCTATATTGGAGATAAAGACGCAGCCCCTGTTGTCGTTGATGGGTTAAAACGTTTAGAATACCGGGGTTATGACTCCGCAGGGCTTGCCGTGATTAATGGTGGTGATAAAATCAAATTGATCAAGCGCAAAGGGCGAGTGGCTGTCGTTGCAAAAGAAGTTGCCGAAAAACATTTGTCTGGCCATATCGGTTTAGGCCATACGCGTTGGGCGACCCATGGTAAAGTGGATGATTTAAACGCACACCCGCATTTAAGTTCGGATGGGCTTTTCGCGCTTGTTCACAACGGGGTTATCGAGAACTATCACAGCATAAAAGAGTTTTTATTGGGAAAGGGCTATACGTTTAAGTCCGAGACGGACTCCGAAGTCCTCGTTAATTTAATTGCCTACCATTATCATAAAGAACCCAAAGATAATGGCCGAAATAGGTTTATGGAGAGTGTTCGTAAAAGCTTGGCGCATATAGAAGGAACTTATGGGATTGCGGTCATATGCGAAGAGCACCCCAATGAAATGGTCGGAGCGCGTAAGGGATCTCCTTTAGTTCTCGGCATTGGCCACGATGAAAATTTGATTGCCAGTGATGTGGCGGCCTTTGTTCGTTTAACTAAAAATGTTATTTATTTAAATGACGGCGAAGTTGCCCATCTCACTAAAAATAAATTTACCATTTCTACGATCGGAGATGAACGCGTAGAAGCGATTATTCACCAAGTAGACTGGAAAATCGAAGATTCTAGTTTGGGTAAGTATAAGCACTTCATGGAAAAGGAGATCTTCGAGCAGCCAACTGCCTTAGAAAATGCAATGCGGGGGCGCTTTTCTGATGACAACAGTACGGCTCACTTCGGCGGTTTAAACACATCGCCTGCTGAACTCCGTCAAATCGATCGTATTCTCTTTTGTGCTTGTGGAACCGCTTGGCACGCTTGTTTAGTTGCGGAATATTTGATTGAAAAATTTGCCCGTATTCCGGTGGAAGTAGAGTATGCCTCTGAGTTTCGCTATAGGAATTCCCCTATGGAAAAAAATACTTTGGTATTCGTTGTCAGCCAATCTGGCGAAACCATAGATACGTTGGCCGCTTTGAGGGAGTCACGCCGAAGGGGATACCGAACACTCGCCATTTCAAATGTGGTAGGGTCAACTATTGCTCGGGAGTCAGACGGCGGTATCTACCAACATGCCGGTCCTGAAATCGGTGTTGCTTCGACAAAAGCGTTTACCTCGCAATTGCTCATAGTTGCTATGCTCGCTCTTTATTTTGGCCGCATGCGAGATATGGGGTACGAGGCTGGCATACAATATGTTGAAGCCTTAAAACAAGTTCCCAAATTGGTAGAGCAGGTCTTAGCACAAAAAGACCACATTCATGCGATTGCAAAAAAATATGCCGGAATGAACGACAGTCTTTTTCTTGGTAGGCAATTAATGTTTCCCATTGCTTTAGAGGGCGCCCTTAAATTAAAAGAAATATCTTATATTCATGCGGAGGGCTATCCGGCTGCAGAGCTCAAGCACGGACCCATTGCCTTAATATGCCCAGAATGCCCAAGTGTTTTTTTAGCCCCTCAAAGCGAGGTATTCCAGAAGACTCTGTCGAATATCCAGGAAGTAAAAGCCCGTAAAGGCAAAATCATAGCCATAGCCTCAGAGGGGAGTAATTTTCCTAAGGACTTAGTAGACGACCTCATCCTCGTCCCCCAAGC
- a CDS encoding threonylcarbamoyl-AMP synthase, whose protein sequence is MLHANTILQAAHFLKEGQLVSLPTETVYGLAANALDTVAVRKIFEVKGRPLIDPLIIHVRDLKQAEALAHFTTEAYKVAEAFWPGPLTIILKKKPVVPDLVTAGLDTVAIRMPKHPLFRAVLEKAGIPLACPSANPFGYVSPTKAEHVEKTLGKKIAMVLDGGACEIGLESTILYLGHNEQPKIMRSGPISREDIEKVLECAVAQLEASATKKSNADEESQNIAQLAPGLLEKHYSPRCSIYLFEQGSAPKSSAIEAIEGKKIAVVYQKRPQEDIKPVFENEERFWLSEHGDLEDVARNLFDLMQVLDNGQYCAMSVERAPDSGIGRAINDRLSRAAAK, encoded by the coding sequence TTGTTGCACGCGAATACAATTTTACAGGCTGCCCATTTTCTTAAAGAAGGGCAGCTTGTTTCGTTACCAACGGAAACTGTGTACGGGCTTGCGGCAAATGCCCTGGATACTGTTGCCGTACGAAAGATCTTTGAGGTTAAGGGTCGTCCCTTGATTGATCCTTTGATTATCCATGTGCGCGACTTAAAGCAAGCAGAAGCATTGGCTCATTTTACCACGGAAGCTTATAAAGTCGCAGAAGCATTTTGGCCTGGCCCATTAACAATTATCCTTAAGAAAAAGCCGGTTGTGCCAGATTTAGTAACGGCTGGATTGGATACGGTGGCAATCCGCATGCCGAAGCATCCGCTTTTTAGAGCGGTCCTAGAGAAAGCTGGCATTCCCCTAGCCTGCCCAAGCGCAAACCCGTTTGGTTACGTGAGCCCTACAAAGGCTGAACATGTTGAGAAGACTTTAGGAAAAAAAATTGCCATGGTGCTGGATGGCGGAGCCTGTGAAATTGGTCTAGAATCAACTATTTTGTATCTAGGACATAACGAGCAGCCGAAGATCATGCGCTCAGGGCCGATTAGCCGAGAAGATATTGAAAAGGTCTTAGAATGCGCGGTTGCGCAGTTGGAAGCTTCCGCCACTAAGAAAAGTAATGCAGATGAGGAGAGCCAAAATATCGCGCAATTAGCACCTGGTCTGCTGGAGAAGCATTATAGCCCACGGTGTTCAATTTACTTATTTGAGCAGGGCAGCGCGCCGAAAAGTTCAGCAATCGAGGCCATTGAGGGAAAGAAAATCGCTGTCGTTTATCAAAAAAGACCACAGGAGGACATAAAGCCGGTTTTTGAAAACGAAGAACGTTTTTGGTTAAGTGAGCATGGCGACCTTGAAGATGTTGCTCGCAATCTCTTTGACCTGATGCAGGTGCTTGATAATGGGCAATATTGTGCTATGTCTGTTGAAAGAGCCCCTGATAGTGGAATTGGTCGAGCTATTAATGACCGATTATCCCGTGCGGCAGCAAAATGA
- a CDS encoding 30S ribosomal protein S18: MSTENETEQKPKHSLNPLDFTWADVQKLQRFVTGTGKILPRRITRLSAKQHRHITKTIKRARNMKVMM, encoded by the coding sequence ATGAGTACAGAAAACGAAACAGAACAAAAACCGAAGCATTCTTTGAATCCTTTAGACTTTACGTGGGCTGACGTACAAAAGCTGCAACGCTTCGTAACGGGAACAGGCAAAATATTGCCACGCCGCATTACCCGTTTATCCGCCAAGCAACATCGCCATATTACGAAAACGATCAAACGCGCTCGTAATATGAAAGTGATGATGTAA
- a CDS encoding glucose-1-phosphate adenylyltransferase, giving the protein MGGGRGSRLYPLTKLRCKPAVPLAGKYRLVDISISNCLNSGYNRIYLLSQFNTASMHRHVQDSYKFDPFGGGFVDILSAEQTEMSSNWYQGTADAVRQNMKHFRANDDDLFVILSGDQLYRMDLRSIVEKHRQSEAEVTISTTLVPKEQAHSFGIMKIRNDFSISEFIEKPQSKQQTDDLVINDHIKQSLSSPSTLGQGEYCLASMGIYVFNASTLKKALESDLADFGKEIIPSMIGKSKMVSYIFEGYWEDIGTIDAFFNANLMLTDTLPKFNFYDSDNVIYTHARYLPASKINNAHINHSIIAEGCIISKATLNRCVISVRSIIRDGSVLENVYMMGGDDLKTLDEKPISKNGRIPEVGIGENCRISNAIIDKNARIGNNVVLSPKGKPDHYEEGAVYVRDGVLIVTKNGIVPDGTVIA; this is encoded by the coding sequence ATGGGCGGTGGGCGTGGCTCGCGGCTTTACCCCTTAACGAAACTCCGATGCAAACCGGCGGTACCGTTAGCAGGGAAGTATCGGCTTGTGGATATTTCCATCAGTAATTGCCTTAACTCCGGCTACAATCGCATTTATTTGTTGAGCCAGTTCAATACCGCATCTATGCACAGGCATGTTCAAGATTCTTATAAATTTGATCCCTTTGGCGGAGGCTTTGTTGACATTTTATCGGCAGAGCAAACGGAAATGAGCTCTAACTGGTATCAAGGCACCGCGGATGCCGTACGCCAAAACATGAAGCACTTTCGGGCTAATGATGACGATTTGTTTGTCATTTTATCCGGTGATCAATTGTACCGCATGGATTTAAGATCAATCGTAGAAAAGCACCGCCAGTCTGAAGCCGAAGTAACCATTTCCACTACGTTGGTTCCGAAAGAGCAAGCTCACTCGTTTGGGATTATGAAGATAAGAAACGATTTTTCGATTTCTGAGTTTATTGAAAAACCACAAAGCAAACAACAAACGGATGACCTTGTCATCAACGATCATATCAAGCAAAGTCTGTCTTCCCCATCTACTTTAGGACAAGGAGAATACTGCCTGGCATCGATGGGGATTTACGTCTTTAACGCTTCCACGCTAAAAAAAGCGCTTGAATCGGATTTAGCAGACTTTGGTAAAGAGATCATTCCCAGCATGATCGGAAAATCAAAAATGGTCAGTTACATTTTTGAGGGTTACTGGGAGGATATCGGAACAATTGATGCCTTCTTCAATGCTAATTTGATGCTAACGGATACGCTGCCTAAATTTAATTTCTACGACTCTGATAATGTGATTTACACGCATGCGCGATATCTCCCGGCATCGAAGATTAATAACGCCCACATAAACCATTCCATTATAGCGGAAGGCTGCATTATATCAAAAGCGACATTAAACCGTTGCGTGATTAGCGTGCGCTCGATCATCCGCGATGGGTCTGTCCTTGAAAATGTATACATGATGGGCGGAGATGACTTAAAAACGCTCGACGAAAAACCAATTTCAAAAAACGGCAGAATCCCTGAAGTCGGCATTGGAGAAAATTGTCGTATTTCAAACGCAATTATAGATAAAAACGCGCGCATCGGAAATAATGTCGTCCTTTCTCCAAAAGGAAAGCCCGATCATTACGAAGAGGGTGCTGTTTACGTACGCGATGGCGTTCTCATTGTTACAAAAAATGGTATTGTTCCGGACGGCACAGTTATCGCATAA
- a CDS encoding prolipoprotein diacylglyceryl transferase, which translates to MDPFIVRFPEGWWLDGIRWYGIAYLLGFFAAVGLLRLYYKYGRSPFNPDQQGVLMTGLILGVLIGGRLGYMLFYDFQNFIHQPWTLFYIWQGGMASHGGFMGVFIAILWFAKSTKTSPFLVGDIVVTLAPPGILFGRLANFINGEIWGTVTDVSWAVIFPRSAAWANMPVEMIAPRHPVSLYAAFLEGLVLLLYTQLRFWKKRPLPVGCIAGEFLAAYAVLRIVDEFFREPDASLLLGMSRGQFYSLFLLIAGVGIVIYSRLKRKSAI; encoded by the coding sequence TTGGATCCCTTCATTGTCCGCTTCCCAGAGGGGTGGTGGCTGGATGGCATCCGTTGGTATGGAATTGCTTACTTACTGGGTTTTTTTGCAGCAGTAGGATTGCTTCGTCTTTATTATAAATACGGAAGATCGCCTTTCAACCCGGACCAACAAGGCGTTTTGATGACCGGCTTGATTCTCGGGGTTTTAATCGGGGGGCGTTTGGGCTACATGTTGTTCTACGATTTTCAGAATTTTATTCATCAGCCGTGGACGCTTTTTTATATCTGGCAAGGCGGTATGGCCAGCCACGGTGGCTTCATGGGTGTTTTTATTGCTATCCTGTGGTTTGCAAAATCGACAAAAACATCTCCGTTTTTAGTAGGGGATATTGTTGTCACGTTAGCCCCCCCGGGGATCCTGTTCGGTCGTTTAGCAAATTTTATTAATGGAGAAATTTGGGGAACGGTTACGGATGTTTCTTGGGCCGTTATTTTTCCCCGCAGTGCCGCTTGGGCGAATATGCCAGTGGAAATGATAGCTCCCCGGCATCCAGTGTCGTTGTATGCTGCTTTTCTCGAGGGACTTGTTCTATTGCTGTACACGCAGCTTCGTTTTTGGAAAAAAAGGCCGTTGCCGGTTGGCTGTATTGCAGGGGAGTTTTTAGCGGCCTATGCCGTTTTGCGCATCGTGGATGAGTTTTTCCGCGAACCCGATGCATCCCTCTTATTGGGGATGAGCCGCGGACAGTTTTATTCCTTGTTTTTACTGATTGCGGGAGTGGGTATTGTTATCTATTCCCGTTTAAAAAGAAAATCAGCGATATAA